The DNA window TGCTCGACGGGTCGCCCGAGTACTCCGGCAAGAAGACCGATCCGGGTGGACAAGCCGGGCGCCAAGGGTGCGACGCCGCTCAAGATCGCGTTGGATACCAGCAACATTCACCACTATCTCGTGGGCGCTCAAGGCGCTCTGCCGGTCGACGCGGCCGGCAACCCGTGGTCGGGGTCGTACGTGTACAACAGCGGCAACCTGGTTCTCGACCTGCTCTACAACCTGATGCTGGAATCGACCGGGCGCCTGCAGAAGTGCCGGATCTACGAGATGACCGACAACAAGACCGCACGGTCGACAATCGCCTACCTCATCGTCCGCGACCAGGCACATGAGAACGCCTTTGCCAAAGCACTGGAGAGTCTCGGTGTGGATTGGGGCACCGTTCTGCCGATCCCCAAGACCAACGCGGAGAAGTTCCCCGAGGTGAAGAAGCTGCTGGACAAGGGTTTACAGAGCATCCAGTACACCTTCAGCTCCGACGACCAGAGCCAGGCGGCCAAGCTGTACCGCGGTGCCTCGCCGTCGAACGTCGGGACCGAACTGAGCACCGCGGTGATGCCCGAGGGCTTCCCGATGACGATCGCACCGGATCGTCGTGAGGAGTTCGCTCCCGGCCTGGACAAAGATCTGCTGGCACTCATCCAGGCGACCGCGGAAGTGGAGATCGCTGAACAGAAGTGAGACCACGCAGTTGACCGGGATGACACCGGACAGCGCCAGTATGCGGATAAACGCATCTGGTGGCTGACCGGTGTCATCTGGGTCAGCGGCTCGCAGATATCTGGGTCGGCAGAGCCGAAACCTCTAATGGCCCAATTCTCTCAGCGGTTCAAATCAATCCGTAGGTCCCACGGCTCTGCGGGGAATGGGCGCGGGGCCACCATCCGGACGCCCTCCTGGAGTTCGGTATGAACGTCGGCCATCTCGCCGAGGTCGCGCCAGTCATCGAGCGACATCAGCCGAGGACCAGGAGTTGCGGTCATGGTGCACGAGTCTACGAACGCGGACGCACGACCACGAGTGCAAAATTCACAGCGCCGAAGACGATCGTGCACAGCCACGCAGCATCCACCACTGCCACAATGGCCTCATGGCCGACGACATCCGCTTCTACTTCGACCCCGTGTGCCCCTTCGCCTGGATGACCAGCAAGTGGGTGCGACAGGTACAAGCGCAACGCGACTATTCCGTCGACTGGCGATTCATCTCCCTGCGACTACTCAACGCCCACATCGACTACGCGTCGCACTTCCCGCCGGAGTACGAGGCCGGACACACCGCCGGACTACTCCTCCTGCGTGCGGCAACAAGCATCCGCCGCGAGCACGGCCGCGCGCCGCTCGGTCCGCTGTATCAGGCCTTCGGGACGCGAATCTTCGAGCAGCACAACGGAACCTATCTCGTCGACGGCACCGACTTCCGTGGCACCGAGGGCTTCCTCGGCCCGATCCTCGACGAACTCGGACTCCCCCGCCAGCACATCGCCGCGCTCGACGACGAGTCCCTCGACACCGAGATCCAGGCGGAGACCGACGAGGCGCTCGCCCTCACCGGCCGCGATGTGGGCACCCCGATCATCCACTTCGAGCCACCCGAGGGTGTCGCGTTCTTCGGACCGGTGATCAGCCGGCTGCCCGACGACGAGCACGCCGCGCAACTGTGGGACCACGTCATCGGACTCGCCCGCTTCCCCGGATTCGCCGAACTCAAACGCAGCCTGCGGGAGAAGCCGCAACTCAAGGCATTTGGCGTCGACGCCGACGAGACCGGTGAACAGGAGGACTGGCACGGGGGAAGCCGACGCACCAAGCACTGAGCCCGACAATACTGAGCCCGACGCTCAAAGCTCGTGCCGCACAAGGAACTCCTCGATGGCACCGGCAAAGACCTGGTTGTCATCTCCGGCCACCATGTGCCCGGCCGCACTCACGTCGGCCACCTCGGCCTGCGGAATCAGCGCCTTCATCGAGGCAACTCCGGCTTCACTGACGACGTCGGACTGACCACCACGGACGATCAGGGTGGGCACGACGATCTTGCGTGCGGCCGCGGTCAGCCGAACCGGGTCGGTGTGGCGGGGCTCGTCCTCGCCGGACCGGATGAACGCCGGGTCCCAATGCCAGTACCACCGACCGTAAGAACTGATTGCCGACGACCCGGGCATTGCTGAACATGCCCGGCCGCGGCGGTTCGTCGACCTCGGGATGAGTCACGGCGGTCATGCCGCGGCTCCGGCGCGTCGGTCGTCGGATTCGCGGGTGAGACGTTCGCGGACCGGGAGGAAGTCGTAGGTCGGGTAGAACTCGGTGTGGAAGGTGCCCCACGCCCGACGTTCCAGTTCGACGTTCACCGCGGCCAGCTCGTCGGCCGGCAACCGCAGCGTGACGATCTGCCCGATCCCCATGGCGACCACCCCGTTGCAGCGCAGGAACGCCATCTGGCGCTCGGACCAGTCCGAGATCCGCATGCCGAGCACCTGGGTGTAGAAGCGAGCGGTCCGTTCGATGTCGGTGGTGTTGAGCACGACATGGGCGATCTTGCGCGGAATGGCCTGGCGTCCGGCGGGTTCCAGCTCGGGCACGGCGAAGGTGTCGGCGGACAGTTCGATCGTGCGGCCCTCCGGGTCGACGAACCGCAGACCGTAACCGCCGCCGGCGTCGTCGAGCGGGCCGGGCTCGGTCAGCATCGGCACGCCGATCGCGACCAGCGCGCGGGCGGCGTCGTCCACCTCACGCGGGGTGGCGAGCGCGAAGCTGATGCCGCCCAGTGAATTCACATCGTTGCGCCGCAGGTCCAGGACATGGTGTTCGGAACCGTTGGCACGCAACCAGAATCGGTCGCCGTCCTCATCGACGGTGTGCAGGCGCCACACCTCGTGGTAGAAGTCCCGGGAGGCCTGCGGGTCGGCGACACCGAGGGCGACGGAACGCAGTCCGCGCAGCCGGCACACCGGAGCGTCGCAGAGTGGGGGAAGCTGGGAGTAGAGCACGGGAATCCTTGGGTTCGAGGTGACGATCAGAGGTCGAGGACGAGTTCGGCCGAGCGGCAACGTGATACGCAGGGGAACATCGTGGTGTTGGCGGCGTGCTCGTCGGGGCTGAGCAGGAAGTCGCGGTGGTCGACGTCGCCCTTGATCACGCCGACCTCGCAGGTGCCGCAGATTCCCTCGGTGCAGGAGCTCGGGACATCGATCCCCGCGTCGAGCGGGGCATCGAGGACCGACACGTCCGGGCCGACCGGGATGCGGTCACCGGTGCGGTCGCAGACCACGTCGAAGGCGGTGTCGTCGCCGGTGGGTGCGGGTGCCTCGGGTGCGGCGAACCGTTCGGTGCGCAGCGTGACCCCCTAGGGCACGCGGGCACTCACGGCGTCGAGCAGCGGCGCGGGGCCGCAGCAGTACACCACCGCGCCCGGTGTCGCCGAGCCGAGGAAGCCGTCGAGGTCGGGCAGGCAGCCGCGTTCGTCGTCGGCGTGCACGACGGCCGTGATGTGCCCGGTCACCTCGTCGACGAAGGCCATACTGTGCCGCGAACGGCCGGCGTAGAGCATCCGCCAGGTCTGACCCTGTTCCCGCAGCCGCCGCATCATCGCGACGATGGGGGTGATGCCCACACCACCGGCGACCAGCAGGTGCTCGGTGGCGTCGGGGTCGAGGGCAAAAGCGTTGCGGGGTCCGGAGATCTCGATCTCCGCACCGACCGACAACCGATCGTGGACCAGTGTGCTGCCACCACGGGACTGCTCGGCTCGCAGCACCGCGACGGTCCACCGCGAGGTGTCCTGTGGGTCCGAGCACAGCGAGTACTCACGGACCAGCCCGCCGGGCAGGTGCAGGGCGATGTGCGCGCCCGGCTCCCACGTCGGCAGCGGCGCACCCGTCGGGTCGACGAAGGTGACGCTGGTGATGCCGTCGGCCTCCCACGTCTTCTGCTGGACGCGAAGCACTCTCGTGTCTGTCGACATCGCTGTGGTGGACATCGCTGTTCCTTTCCGATCGGTTGTCGGTCCGCAGACGTCAGCGGGTGACGCCGTAGATCTCCGAGCTCGGCGGGTAGGTGGGCAGCTCCGGCTTCTTGGAGCCGATGATCACGCAGAACAGTGCGTCGGTGTCACCCACGTTGGCCAGGCTGCGGGGGACGCCGGCGGGAACCCGGATGAGGTCCCGGTAGCCAAGGCGCCGAACGGCTTTGCGATTGCCGTCTTCGACGTCGTGAACGGCGACCTCGAGCTCCCCTTCAAGGACGAAGAAGACCTCTTCGACGTCGTGGTGGGTGTGCTCGGGGCCCACGGCGCCGACGGGCAGCCGCATGTTGGAGAAGGTGAAGTGGTCCGATCCCAGGGTGCGGTTGTCACCCTCGTGGTTGCCGGTGGCGCCGGACCCGATGTAGCGGATCTGGGCCCGCTTGAAGCGGTCTCCGCCCGCGGCAGCCTGGAAACCCAGGGTGTCCCAGTCCTCGTGGCGGGTCTCGCGGCTCGCGATGCACGAGTCGATGAGCTGGTCGAGGTCGACGGCGGTCTTCTTGGGAGCGGTCATGATGGTGTCCTTTCGGTGGGTGGTGCGGTTGGGGGTCTGCGGATCACGCGCGGTGCGCGATGGCTTCGATCTCGACGCTCGCGCCGTAGGGCAGCGCGGCGACCTCGACAAACGAGTGTGCGGGCCGAGGAGCGTCGAAGATCTTCTCGTAGTGACGGTTTGCCGCGTCACGCAGCGAGACGTCGGTGACGAAGTAGGTGGTCTTGACCACGTCGGTCAGCGCCATGTCGATGGTCGCGAGACGTTCGGTCAGCCGGGCGACGGCCGCATCGAGGGCGGGTTCGACGCCGGCGACGGCCTTGCCGTTCTCGTCGACCGACAGTGCGCCCGAGACGAATCCGAAACCCGCCGCCTCGTAGGCGGGGCTGTACGGATGTGCCGCGGGGGCTGTGGTGTCGGCGGTGATGGTCATGGTGTTCCTTTCCGGTGGAGTCGAGAGGTGCTGTGTCACTAGTGCTTTCCCCAGGCGATGGGGGCGTCGCTGCGGTCGAGGTAGATGCTCTTCTGGTCGCAGTACGCGCGGACGGCGTCGCGGCCCTTCTCGGTGCCCAGCCCGCTGTCCCGCAGGCCGGTGAACGGGGTGGAGATGGAGAACTGCTTGTAGGTGTTGACCCAGACGGTGCCGGCGTCGACGGCCTCGCCGAGGCGCAGTGCGCGGCGATAGTCCTCGGTCCAGATGCCGCAGGCCAGTCCGTAGACGGTGTCGTTGGCCTGGGCGATGACATCGGCTTCATCGTCGAAGGGCAGGATGACGGCGACAGGCCCGAAGACCTCCTCCTGGCAGATGGTGTCGGTATTGGCGACGCCGGTGAGGATGGTCGGCGGATAGTAGTTGCCGTCCGCGAGCCTCGGATCGTCAGGAATGGCTCCACCGCACAGGATTCGGGCTCCGGCGGCGACGGCGTCGTCGACCATGGCGGCCACCGAGTCACGGTGGGCACGGGCGATCATGGGGGCGACGTCGGTGCCGGGATCGGTTCCGCGGCCCAGCCGCAGCTGCTGCGCACGCTCGACGAGGTCGGTGGTGAACGCATCGAAGATGCTGCGCTGCACAAAGATCCGTGATCCGGCGATGCAGCTCTGCCCGGAGGAGGAGAAGATGCCGAACAGCACTCCCGCCACGGCGCGCTCGATGTCGGCATCGTCGAAGACGATCGTCGGGGACTTGCCGCCGAGTTCCAGGGTGATGGGCATGAGTTTGTCGGCGGCCACGTGGGCGAGGTGACGTCCGGTGGCGGTGCCGCCGGTGAAGCTGACCTTGGACACCAGCGGGTGGCTCACCAGCGCTTCGCCGACGGTGCGGCCCGGCCCGGGCAGTACCGAGAGCACGCCGGCGGGCAGGCCCGCCTCCTCGCACAGCTGGGCGAGCAGCAGGGTCACCCACGGCGCCCACACCGGCGGCTTACTGATCACGGCGTTGCCCGCAGCGAGCGCCGGCGCGAGCTTCTGCGCGTCGGAGGCGATGGGCGAGTTCCACGGGGTGATGGCGCCGACCACCCCCATCGGCCGGTGCGTGGACATCGTCAGCCACGGCCCGCGTGGCGTGGTCAGTGCCGAGTCCATGGTTTCCAGTGCGGCAGCCATGTAGCGAAAGGTGTTGGCGGCACTCATCGCGAGTGCCCGCGTCTCGGTGAGGGTCTTGCCGGTATCGAGGGTCTGCAGCGCGGCGATCCGGTCACAGGCATCCTCGACGGCGTTACCGATGCGGTGCAGCACGGCGGCCCGCTCGTGCGGCAATGCCGATGCCCATCCGGAAGCCCTTGCGGCGGAGAGACCTTCGCGCACTGCGGTGTCGACGGTGTCGGCGGTCGCGCCGTGCAGGGTGGCGAACACGGCGCCGGTGGCCGGGTCGATCGACTCGATGAGGTCTCCGGTGCCGATCTCCCACCGGCCGGCGACGAAGATCCGGTCACGCAGATCCCGGGCGGGGTCGACGGTCGGCGTCGAGGCGCAGACGGGGGAACCGTCGTGAAGGTGTGCTGGACTCGTGGCGAGCGACATGCGTGGGGTCCGTTCAGACGAGAGGCGCGACCGGGGCTGTGGTCCGCGCTGACGATTTATCTTTGCGCTAAGACAGTTGTAAAGCCTTAGCGCAAAGACGTCAACCTCGGAAATGCCTGGACAGACGTCCGAAACGGGAGTTACGCCCAAGAAACTGCTGCGACGCAGGTCACATGGGGTGTGTCGGCGAACACAATTGCCGCGAAAATTTTCTGGTGCGCGCCTCAGCCGATGGTGATCGGGTCGGTTTCGCCCGGATCCAGACCGTCCTCGAGCACCGCGGAGCGCGAGGAGTGCTCGAGCCGGCTCAACAACGAGGCGAGCTCGGCGGCCTCCTCCTCGGAGAGTTCGCCGAGCATCGACGCCAACTTGGCGAAGTGGTCGTCGGCAATGCGGTCGACGAGTGCCGCCCCCTGTGGGGTCAGCGTCACGTAGACGACGCGGGCATCGCCGGCATCACGGGACCGGGTGACGAGTCCGGCGTCTTCGAGACGTTTGACGCGCAGCGAGAGACCGCCCGTGGTGACCAGGGTCTGTTCGGCCAGCTGACCGGCGGTGAGTCGATGGTCGGGCTCGGCGCGGCGCAGACAGGCCAGGACGTCGAAGCCTGCCTCACTGATGTCGTAGGCCTCGAAGGTGCGCGCGATGCGGGCGCGATAAACCAGAAAGCTGCGGTGCAGGCGGCCGAAGACCTTCAGCGCGGAGACGTCCAGTTCCGGACGCGCGACCGCCCAGTGGGACACGATGACGTCGACTCCATCCATGATGGGCCGTAGCCTACCTGCACCGGCCTACCTGCCCTGCGCCGACGACTGTCGCGGGCGCGCCGCCCTTCGGACGCACCCGCGACAGTCGATGAACCCTTATGCGAAGTACGGCCGGTGCTTGCGCTTGTTCTCGACGACCTCCCGGGCCATCGCCAACGCCACGCTGACCGTGTCGGCCTGGGTGGAGGCCGATCGGGCCAGGATGTCGCGGGCGGTGTCGGCGATGGCGTCGACGCGCTCGGTGAGCCCGTCCTCGGCGTCGTGGATCTCGGCTTCCACCGCGAGTAGCCCACCCGCGTTGGCGACAAAGTCCGGGACGTGAATGATGTTGCGCTCGCGCAGGTCCCGCGCGAGCGCGTCGTGGCTCAGCATGTTGTTGGCGGCACCCACGAGGATCGAGGCGCGCAGTCCTGCCACCACCCGCTCGTCGATCACCCCACCACCGGCACACGGCGCGACCACGTCGACATCGGCCAGCAGAACATCATCGAGA is part of the Gordonia bronchialis DSM 43247 genome and encodes:
- a CDS encoding mycothiol-dependent nitroreductase Rv2466c family protein — its product is MADDIRFYFDPVCPFAWMTSKWVRQVQAQRDYSVDWRFISLRLLNAHIDYASHFPPEYEAGHTAGLLLLRAATSIRREHGRAPLGPLYQAFGTRIFEQHNGTYLVDGTDFRGTEGFLGPILDELGLPRQHIAALDDESLDTEIQAETDEALALTGRDVGTPIIHFEPPEGVAFFGPVISRLPDDEHAAQLWDHVIGLARFPGFAELKRSLREKPQLKAFGVDADETGEQEDWHGGSRRTKH
- a CDS encoding RidA family protein, with amino-acid sequence MTITADTTAPAAHPYSPAYEAAGFGFVSGALSVDENGKAVAGVEPALDAAVARLTERLATIDMALTDVVKTTYFVTDVSLRDAANRHYEKIFDAPRPAHSFVEVAALPYGASVEIEAIAHRA
- a CDS encoding manganese catalase family protein, coding for MDKPGAKGATPLKIALDTSNIHHYLVGAQGALPVDAAGNPWSGSYVYNSGNLVLDLLYNLMLESTGRLQKCRIYEMTDNKTARSTIAYLIVRDQAHENAFAKALESLGVDWGTVLPIPKTNAEKFPEVKKLLDKGLQSIQYTFSSDDQSQAAKLYRGASPSNVGTELSTAVMPEGFPMTIAPDRREEFAPGLDKDLLALIQATAEVEIAEQK
- a CDS encoding MarR family winged helix-turn-helix transcriptional regulator; translated protein: MDGVDVIVSHWAVARPELDVSALKVFGRLHRSFLVYRARIARTFEAYDISEAGFDVLACLRRAEPDHRLTAGQLAEQTLVTTGGLSLRVKRLEDAGLVTRSRDAGDARVVYVTLTPQGAALVDRIADDHFAKLASMLGELSEEEAAELASLLSRLEHSSRSAVLEDGLDPGETDPITIG
- a CDS encoding aldehyde dehydrogenase → MSLATSPAHLHDGSPVCASTPTVDPARDLRDRIFVAGRWEIGTGDLIESIDPATGAVFATLHGATADTVDTAVREGLSAARASGWASALPHERAAVLHRIGNAVEDACDRIAALQTLDTGKTLTETRALAMSAANTFRYMAAALETMDSALTTPRGPWLTMSTHRPMGVVGAITPWNSPIASDAQKLAPALAAGNAVISKPPVWAPWVTLLLAQLCEEAGLPAGVLSVLPGPGRTVGEALVSHPLVSKVSFTGGTATGRHLAHVAADKLMPITLELGGKSPTIVFDDADIERAVAGVLFGIFSSSGQSCIAGSRIFVQRSIFDAFTTDLVERAQQLRLGRGTDPGTDVAPMIARAHRDSVAAMVDDAVAAGARILCGGAIPDDPRLADGNYYPPTILTGVANTDTICQEEVFGPVAVILPFDDEADVIAQANDTVYGLACGIWTEDYRRALRLGEAVDAGTVWVNTYKQFSISTPFTGLRDSGLGTEKGRDAVRAYCDQKSIYLDRSDAPIAWGKH
- a CDS encoding cupin domain-containing protein — protein: MTAPKKTAVDLDQLIDSCIASRETRHEDWDTLGFQAAAGGDRFKRAQIRYIGSGATGNHEGDNRTLGSDHFTFSNMRLPVGAVGPEHTHHDVEEVFFVLEGELEVAVHDVEDGNRKAVRRLGYRDLIRVPAGVPRSLANVGDTDALFCVIIGSKKPELPTYPPSSEIYGVTR